From a region of the Candidatus Poribacteria bacterium genome:
- a CDS encoding restriction endonuclease: MGNKERLREARTDTVINATAKQQESELIQALYKVVEYLEDRFEKRITLIHKKQWGLKDIINELKPDFPDIDLHCHSEKTHMKPDGGILAIKSIKDNNLTYPILISEVKNQGTNDLRAKEGLRKQAQGNAIERLGKNLIGFRTALLRESIFPFVCFGYGCDFEETSPILDRVSTMAMFGRLNKTYLHNEGDGRFNRGSFYFRAEEWTVDEMFDIMTDIAERAVLYYFSKYREDYFTDFSH, translated from the coding sequence ATGGGAAATAAAGAGCGACTGCGAGAAGCGCGGACAGACACTGTAATCAACGCAACGGCTAAACAGCAAGAAAGTGAACTTATTCAGGCACTGTACAAGGTTGTTGAATACTTGGAAGACAGATTTGAGAAAAGAATCACTTTAATTCATAAAAAACAGTGGGGCTTGAAAGACATTATCAATGAACTGAAACCAGATTTCCCTGACATTGACTTACATTGTCATTCTGAGAAAACTCATATGAAACCGGATGGAGGTATTCTCGCAATAAAGAGCATCAAAGACAACAACTTAACCTATCCAATTCTGATCTCGGAGGTCAAAAATCAGGGGACAAACGATTTACGGGCAAAGGAAGGTTTACGCAAGCAAGCACAGGGGAACGCTATTGAACGTCTTGGCAAGAACTTAATAGGATTTCGGACCGCGTTACTGCGCGAAAGTATTTTCCCGTTTGTTTGTTTCGGATATGGTTGCGATTTTGAGGAAACATCCCCAATTTTGGATCGGGTCTCAACTATGGCAATGTTTGGCAGACTCAACAAAACCTACCTCCATAATGAGGGAGATGGACGATTCAATCGTGGTAGTTTCTATTTCCGTGCCGAGGAATGGACCGTTGATGAAATGTTCGACATTATGACAGATATTGCAGAACGCGCTGTGCTATACTACTTCTCTAAGTACCGTGAAGATTATTTCACTGATTTTTCTCATTGA